Proteins encoded within one genomic window of Ovis aries strain OAR_USU_Benz2616 breed Rambouillet chromosome 1, ARS-UI_Ramb_v3.0, whole genome shotgun sequence:
- the EAF1 gene encoding ELL-associated factor 1 gives MAPPPLLPLRARTSLLGAGSSAVGSARSRPPPRRAGPSSFPACAGGRRLGSPRAPERCPGSAAPPDAGAGGSGRGRARRAPGRARGPCGAMNGTANPLLDREEHCLRLGESFEKRPRASFHTIRYDFKPASIDTSCEGELQVGKGDEVTITLPHIPGSTPPMTVFKGNKRPYQKDCVLIINHDTGEYVLEKLSSSIQVKKTRAEGSSKIQARMEQQPPRPPQPSQPPPPPPPPPPPVPFRAPTKPPAGLKTSPLKDNPSPEPQLDDIKRELRAEVDIIEQMSSSSGSSSSDSESSSGSDDDSSSSGGEDSGPASPPQPVPPQPYGGRPAVANGTGATRPPGSTQLMSTLRNDLQLSESGSDSDD, from the exons ATGGCACCGCCCCCTCTACTTCCGCTGCGGGCCCGGACGTCCCTCCTCGGCGCCGGAAGTTCCGCCGTCGGGTCTGCTCGGAGTCGTCCCCCGCCCAGACGCGCAGGCCCGAGCTCGTTTCCGGCCTGCGCGGGTGGGCGCCGGCTCGGCTCCCCGCGCGCCCCCGAGCGCTGTCCCGGAAGCGCGGCTCCTCCGGACGCCGGCGCCGGCGGCTCGGGCCGGGGCCGCGCCAGGAGGGCGCCCGGGCGGGCGCGAGGCCCGTGCGGGGCCATGAACGGGACGGCCAACCCGCTGCTGGACCGCGAGGAGCACTGCCTGCGGCTCGGGGAGAGCTTCGAGAAGCGGCCGCGGGCCTCCTTCCACACCATCCGCT aTGACTTTAAGCCGGCGTCTATAGACACTTCCTGTGAAGGAGAGCTTCAGGTCGGCAAAGGAGATGAAGTCACAATTACGCTGCCGCATATCCCT GGATCCACACCACCGATGACTGTGTTCAAGGGGAACAAGCGGCCTTACCAGAAGGACTGTGTGCTGATCATCAATCACGACACTGGAGAGTATGTGCTGGAAAAGCTCAGCAGCAGCATCCAGGTCAAGAAGACGCG AGCTGAGGGGAGCAGTAAAATCCAAGCCCGAATGGAGCAGCAGCCCCCTCGACCCCCACAGCCGTCCcagccgccgccaccgccgccgccgccgcctccaccTGTGCCATTCAGAGCGCCAACCAAGCCTCCGGCTGGACTTAAAACCTCTCCGTTAAAAGATAACCCCTCACCTGAACCTCAGCTGGATGACATCAAAAGAG AACTGAGGGCTGAGGTGGACATCATTGAGCAGATGAGCAGCAGCAGCGGGAGCAGCTCCTCAGACTCGGAGAGCTCGTCGGGGAGTGACGACGACAGCTCCAGCAGCGGCGGCGAGGACAGTGGCCCCGCGTCGCCCCCACAGCCTGTGCCCCCGCAGCCCTACGGCGGCCGGCCGGCCGTAGCCAACGGGACCGGAGCCACGCGGCCGCCAGGGAGCACGCAGCTCATGAGCACCCTCA GAAATGACTTGCAGTTGAGCGAGTCTGGCAGTGACAGTGATGACTAG